From a region of the Mytilus galloprovincialis chromosome 3, xbMytGall1.hap1.1, whole genome shotgun sequence genome:
- the LOC143067037 gene encoding X-ray radiation resistance-associated protein 1-like, giving the protein MASAPWVKYDDGTSDGFSANCFPVRSLVGHPDDVSGAWLFEQKAEQRRRFKAVLCTKPKTYAQIKEERKRSDREGTSFNPAEIPNLDEDEEEQPEAPALDGFFLMRHCCVEDPSDLCSVNIAGKELSEFKEEDFALFDNVAYVNASENYLPFEAFRGFPIIRELEIPLNGLRSIRLSPGDYPTLEIVDISYNNLSHEDILSLGTLPNLKVLHLTGNNFRSLPPDMALPFQDSTSKRKIPRFRNLEILMLDDNKLCYVALFAALAGLRRLRHLNLEKNEIFYVPQLKSVEGSMVVSEDDSGEKRKKSGKKTSRTPRSSRHNRRKSDHTSETLPTVLSEPGVPVNTEASIPVPANSEVVSNSNDNPDTEVKADIDVKEVKKEEPAIDLNEEFEDFSKTLADLDIDTDLPTELETEFSADGSKNPIVDKFGQDPKGPPLPPFPELRYLNLSYNLIAEEEALLSIAAWPMLSELLIANNPLTTEKSGDPPLLKRFLQDRLGIQLVRKKETETGKPTIEVPARKSRKVSSRVPKIPRVSVEERLMLEAPPRPPSVPKPSHMKALPPIPPANNKNGHHSGENNIPSSPVYQRAFSEQSEEVPSSPVYKRQFSEESGGVPDSAAYRRVHSQTPESIPGESDYKRRVSEESGGIPESSNYRRAHSVTPQNIPGESDYKRQFSPQEQTSDNKRPHSAGAMPQQKEPDDKPESKSAWSEAQPDQAFFMTQVDDTEEAKTTKSKPKKEKNKQGKSKPKLDDKYKGYEILLDFEEDPHFMDPKDMQGNVKALKFALGHELVYRDAAARLDRIEKSVEPYKKWEMPPKVQRKTRGERVDSVLTNLKHRETVDEANLSNVLKDTRSKRKQFPEAQTLLAEIQKRYNTVRVNSMKEAREVKKVMTGTAYDLSKKAEILKAT; this is encoded by the exons tcaGTGGTGCATGGCTGTTTGAACAAAAAGCAGAGCAAAGAAGAAGATTTAAGGCTGTGCTATGTACAAAGCCAAAAACATATGCACAGataaaagaagaaagaaaacGATCAGACCGAGAAGGCACATCCTTTAATCCTGCTGAAATTCCAAACTTGGATGAGGATGAAGAAGAACAGCCGGAGGCACCAGCATTGGATGGTTTCTTCTTG ATGAGACATTGTTGTGTGGAAGACCCTTCAGATTTATGTTCTGTCAACATAGCTGGAAAAGAATTGTCAGAATTCAAAGAGGAAGATTTTGCACTTTTCGATAATGTTGCATATGTGAATGCTTctgaaaattatctcccttttg AGGCGTTTAGAGGTTTTCCAATAATCAGAGAACTAGAGATTCCACTAAATGGCCTTAGGAGTATAAGATTATCTCCAGGGGATTATCCTACCTTAGAG ATTGTAGATATCTCTTATAACAACCTTTCCCATGAAGATATACTGTCACTGGGTACATTACCTAACCTTAAAGTCTTACATCTGACGGGTAATAATTTCCGATCCTTACCACCAGATATGGCATTACCTTTCCAGGACAGTACAAG TAAAAGAAAGATTCCACGTTTCCGTAACTTAGAGATACTGATGCTGGATGATAACAAACTGTGTTATGTTGCCTTATTTGCTGCTCTAGCTGGTCTTAGAAG aCTTAGACATCTTAATTTagagaaaaatgaaatattttatgttccCCAACTGAAATCAGTAGAGGGAAGTATGGTTGTGAGTGAAGATGATTCAGGTGAAAAGCgaaaaaaatctggcaagaaaACATCAAGAACACCGAGATCTAGTCGACACAATCGTAGAAAGTCGGACCACACATCAGAAACTTTACCTACTGTTCTATCAGAACCTGGCGTTCCAGTGAATACAGAGGCTTCAATTCCTGTTCCCGCTAATTCAGAGGTTGTCTCAAATTCCAATGACAACCCAGATACAGAGGTTAAGGCTGACATTGATGTGAAAGAAGTTAAAAAAG AAGAGCCAGCAATAGATTTAAATGAAGAGTTTGAAGACTTCTCTAAAACCTTGGCAGACTTAGATATAGATACAGACTTGCCAACAGAACTTGAGACTGAATTTTCAGCTGATGGATCCAAAAATCctattgtggacaagtttgggcAGGACCCTAAAGGACCACCATTACCTCCCTTCCCAGAACTTAGATATCTTAATTTGTCTTATAATTTG ATTGCAGAGGAAGAGGCATTATTATCTATAGCAGCTTGGCCGATGTTGTCAGAACTGCTGATAGCAAATAATCCTCTGACAACAGAGAAAAGTGGTGACCCTCCTTTACTCAAACGATTCTTACAAGATAGACTGGGAATACAACTTGTCAGGAAAAAGGAGACAGAAACAGGAAAGCCAACTATTGAAGTCCCTGCCAGAAAGTCAAGAAAA GTTTCAAGTAGAGTTCCAAAGATTCCTAGAGTATCAGTAGAAGAGAGGCTCATGCTTGAAGCTCCACCTAGACCACCATCAGTTCCTAAACCATCACATATGAAAGCCCTTCCACCAATACCGCCAGCTAATAATAAAAATGGTCACCATTCAGGAGAAAATAATATACCATCTAGTCCTGTCTATCAGCGTGCATTTTCAGAACAATCTGAGGAAGTTCCTAGTTCACCTGTgtataaaagacaattttctgagGAATCTGGAGGAGTTCCTGATTCTGCTGCATATAGACGAGTTCACTCACAAACACCTGAATCAATACCAGGAGAAAGTGATTACAAGAGAAGAGTGTCTGAGGAATCGGGAGGAATTCCTGAATCTTCTAATTACAGGAGAGCTCATTCTGTAACCCCTCAAAATATTCCTGGAGAGTCCGATTACAAAAGACAATTTTCACCTCAAGAGCAAACATCTGATAATAAACGACCACACTCAGCAGGAGCAATGCCACAACAGAAGGAACCTGATGATAAACCAGAATCAAAGTCAGCATGGTCAGAAGCACAGCCTGATCAAGCTTTCTTTATGACTCAG GTTGATGACACGGAGGAAGCAAAGACtacaaaatcaaaaccaaaaaaagaaaaaaacaaacaaggcAAATCCAAACCAAAGCTGGATGATAAATATAAAGGCTATGAAATTCTTCTTGATTTTGAAGAGGATCCTCATTTTATGGATCCAAAAG ATATGCAAGGCAATGTTAAGGCTTTAAAGTTTGCACTAGGACATGAACTTGTATATAGGGATGCAGCAGCCAGATTGGATCGCATAGAAAAATCAGTAGAACCCTATAAAAAG tGGGAGATGCCACCAAAGGTACAGAGGAAGACTAGGGGAGAGAGAGTGGATTCTGTGCTTACCAATCTTAAACACCGTGAAACTGTAGATGAAGCCAACCTTAGCAATGTATTGAAGGATACTCGTTCTAAGAGAAAACAGTTCCCAGAGGCACAGACTCTGCTGGCTGAG ATTCAGAAAAGATACAATACAGTGAGGGTTAATTCAATGAAGGAAGCCAGAGAGGTCAAAAAGGTCATGACAGGAACAGCTTATGATTTATCTAAGAAAGCAGAGATATTAAAAGCAACATAG